A region from the Nitrospinota bacterium genome encodes:
- the pyrF gene encoding orotidine-5'-phosphate decarboxylase, which yields MAGDNLRAKDRLIVALDIPDPDEAFGLVEKLNEIVSFFKIGHVLHLQTGLDFARRLMDLGKKVFLDLKLYDVPETVGRAVRAIAESGVSFTTVHGTARNVAAAIEARGSHDLSLLAVSALTSWDASDLKEVYGVDMPMEEFVLQRVEHLVKMGCDGVITSPLEAPAIKKVVPERTIIVTPGIRLEADTTDDHKRHSEPAMAIRNGADYVVVGRPIIYASDPLQAARNYIDAIEQGLKDLVRT from the coding sequence GTGGCTGGGGATAACCTAAGAGCAAAAGACCGCCTTATCGTAGCCCTCGACATACCAGACCCTGATGAGGCGTTTGGGCTGGTTGAAAAGCTCAATGAGATTGTATCCTTTTTCAAGATAGGACACGTTCTACACCTTCAAACCGGATTGGACTTTGCCCGACGGCTCATGGACCTTGGCAAGAAGGTGTTCCTCGATTTAAAGCTTTACGATGTCCCAGAAACGGTCGGCCGCGCCGTCCGAGCTATCGCCGAGAGCGGGGTCAGCTTTACAACTGTCCATGGAACGGCAAGGAATGTGGCAGCGGCTATTGAGGCAAGGGGCTCTCACGATCTCAGCCTCCTAGCTGTCTCGGCCCTTACCAGCTGGGACGCATCCGACCTGAAAGAAGTATATGGCGTTGATATGCCGATGGAAGAATTTGTCCTTCAGCGAGTCGAGCACCTGGTCAAAATGGGGTGTGACGGTGTCATTACATCGCCCTTGGAAGCTCCTGCCATTAAGAAGGTCGTCCCAGAGAGAACCATAATAGTTACTCCTGGGATTCGGTTGGAGGCGGATACGACGGACGACCACAAGAGGCACTCAGAACCGGCCATGGCTATTAGAAATGGAGCAGATTATGTGGTTGTCGGCCGCCCGATTATTTATGCCTCTGACCCGCTTCAAGCGGCTCGCAATTATATTGACGCCATCGAGCAGGGGCTTAAGGATTTGGTGCGAACCTAA